From one Pseudanabaena sp. FACHB-2040 genomic stretch:
- the lipA gene encoding lipoyl synthase, whose translation MPANAESLTSQPAATPSFQERPGLTLPPWLKRPIGKASELSTVQKIIKQRQIHTICEEGRCPNRAECYAQGTATFLLMGPTCTRSCGFCQVDKGHAPMPLDPDEPEKVAESVRLLGLRYVVLTSVARDDLPDKGAGWFVQTMAAIRAANPETEIEVLTPDFWGGQNAREEQRQRVEAVARARPACFNHNIETVRRLQGPVRRGAKYERSLDVLWDVKAFNPAVPTKSGLMLGHGETETELIEAMQDLRAVGCDRITLGQYMRPSLEHLPVQKYWTPEEFDRLGAIARDLGFSHVRSGPLVRSSYHAGEEA comes from the coding sequence ATGCCCGCAAATGCTGAATCTTTAACCTCTCAGCCAGCTGCTACACCGAGTTTTCAGGAGCGGCCAGGGTTGACCCTACCGCCCTGGCTGAAGAGACCGATTGGTAAAGCTAGCGAGCTTTCGACAGTTCAAAAAATTATTAAGCAGCGGCAGATTCACACCATCTGCGAAGAGGGTCGTTGTCCTAACCGGGCAGAGTGCTACGCCCAGGGGACTGCTACTTTTCTGCTGATGGGGCCAACCTGTACACGTTCCTGTGGGTTCTGCCAGGTGGACAAGGGACATGCACCCATGCCGCTCGACCCAGATGAACCTGAAAAGGTGGCGGAGTCGGTTCGGCTGTTGGGGCTGCGCTATGTGGTGCTGACCTCGGTAGCGCGAGATGATCTGCCGGACAAAGGGGCGGGTTGGTTTGTCCAGACGATGGCAGCCATTCGGGCAGCTAATCCTGAAACCGAGATCGAGGTTTTGACACCGGACTTTTGGGGCGGGCAAAATGCCCGTGAAGAGCAGCGCCAGCGGGTTGAGGCAGTGGCTAGAGCTAGGCCTGCTTGCTTTAATCACAACATTGAGACAGTGCGACGACTGCAGGGGCCGGTGCGACGGGGCGCTAAGTATGAGCGATCGCTAGATGTGCTTTGGGATGTTAAGGCATTCAACCCGGCGGTGCCGACTAAGTCTGGGCTAATGCTGGGCCACGGGGAGACGGAGACTGAATTGATCGAGGCGATGCAGGATTTGCGGGCGGTGGGGTGCGATCGCATTACCCTAGGCCAATATATGCGCCCCTCACTAGAGCACCTGCCCGTCCAAAAGTACTGGACTCCGGAAGAGTTCGATCGGCTAGGTGCGATCGCGCGCGATCTTGGGTTTTCCCATGTTCGCTCTGGCCCGCTAGTCCGCAGTTCCTACCACGCAGGCGAAGAAGCATAG
- a CDS encoding AAA family ATPase, with the protein MNDFFKGFEQLLELAKTLEEKAEKGELKTDIRVNARSMSSIPRQGNIPDMGVSRMGRQAGSPDDSAVEEVIITPPPAGAESSRAATSAEGEPEQSPTLKNVGGLGKVLQELRELVEIPLKRPDLLAKLGLEPTRGVLLVGPPGTGKTLTARALAEDLGVNYIAIVGPEVMGKYYGEAEARLRSIFEKAKKAAPCLVFIDEIDSLAPDRSKVEGEVEKRLVAQLLSLMDGFAQARGVIVLAATNRPDHLDPALRRPGRFDREVHFQVPDRQGRLEILRIQTRQMPLEETVDLGAIADLALGLVGADLKALCQKAAYLSLRRHIPTLSGPVPETMTLCQDDFLQAIKEIKPSVLRSVEVQSPDIAWDDIGGLVAVKQTLQESVEGALLYPELYAQTGAKAPRGLLLWGPPGTGKTLLAKAVASQARANFIAVNGPELLSRWVGAAEQAVRELFAKARQAAPCVVFVDEIDTLAPARGQYMGDSGVSDRVVGQLLTELDGLQGCKNVLLIGATNRPTALDPALLRSGRLDLQIEIGLPDAEGRLAILQVHNQERPLADIKLANWAAQTEGWNGADLALLSNQAALESVREYRAQGMADPTQIRIRDHHFEQAHQALMQQREAQR; encoded by the coding sequence ATGAATGATTTCTTCAAAGGTTTTGAACAACTGCTGGAACTGGCCAAAACGCTGGAAGAAAAAGCGGAAAAAGGGGAGCTAAAGACTGATATTCGCGTGAATGCTCGCAGTATGAGCAGTATTCCTCGGCAGGGAAATATTCCTGATATGGGGGTGAGCCGTATGGGGCGACAGGCAGGCAGTCCTGATGATTCTGCTGTGGAGGAGGTGATTATTACACCGCCGCCTGCTGGAGCAGAGAGTTCTAGAGCGGCTACGTCAGCCGAGGGAGAGCCTGAGCAGTCGCCTACCTTGAAGAACGTGGGCGGACTGGGGAAGGTGCTGCAAGAGCTACGGGAACTGGTGGAAATTCCTCTGAAGCGGCCTGATTTGCTGGCAAAGCTGGGTCTGGAGCCGACTCGAGGCGTGCTGCTGGTGGGGCCGCCAGGAACTGGGAAGACCTTGACTGCCCGTGCTCTGGCTGAAGACTTGGGGGTGAACTATATCGCTATTGTTGGCCCGGAGGTGATGGGCAAATACTATGGCGAGGCTGAGGCCCGGCTGCGGAGCATCTTTGAGAAGGCCAAAAAGGCGGCTCCCTGCCTGGTCTTTATCGACGAGATTGATAGTCTTGCGCCGGATCGCAGCAAGGTCGAAGGCGAAGTTGAGAAGCGGCTGGTGGCTCAGCTCCTGAGCTTGATGGATGGCTTTGCCCAGGCTAGGGGCGTGATTGTGCTGGCGGCAACCAACCGTCCTGACCACCTAGATCCGGCTCTGCGGCGACCGGGGCGGTTTGATCGGGAGGTGCATTTTCAGGTGCCCGATCGGCAGGGGCGGCTAGAGATTCTGCGAATCCAAACTCGGCAGATGCCGCTGGAAGAAACGGTGGATTTGGGTGCGATCGCAGATCTCGCTCTCGGACTGGTCGGAGCTGACCTCAAAGCACTCTGCCAAAAAGCAGCCTACCTTTCCTTGCGGCGGCACATCCCTACCCTCTCTGGACCGGTGCCAGAGACCATGACCCTGTGCCAGGATGATTTTCTTCAAGCGATTAAAGAAATCAAGCCCTCCGTTTTGCGCTCGGTGGAAGTACAGTCGCCCGACATTGCCTGGGATGACATTGGCGGGCTAGTAGCGGTTAAGCAGACATTGCAGGAATCTGTTGAAGGGGCGCTGCTATATCCCGAACTGTACGCCCAGACCGGGGCCAAAGCGCCCAGAGGTCTACTGCTGTGGGGGCCGCCAGGAACGGGTAAAACTCTACTAGCAAAGGCGGTGGCCTCTCAGGCTAGGGCCAACTTTATTGCTGTTAACGGCCCGGAGCTGCTGAGCCGCTGGGTGGGAGCCGCTGAGCAGGCGGTGCGGGAACTGTTTGCCAAGGCGCGGCAGGCTGCGCCCTGTGTGGTGTTTGTCGATGAAATTGACACGCTGGCTCCGGCGCGGGGGCAGTACATGGGTGATTCTGGTGTGAGCGATCGCGTCGTTGGCCAGCTCCTGACTGAGCTCGATGGTCTGCAGGGCTGCAAAAATGTGCTGCTCATCGGTGCGACGAACCGTCCTACAGCCCTCGATCCGGCGCTGCTGCGGTCGGGTCGTCTGGACCTGCAGATTGAGATTGGGCTGCCCGATGCTGAGGGGCGGCTGGCGATCCTGCAGGTTCACAACCAGGAGCGGCCTTTAGCCGACATAAAACTGGCTAATTGGGCAGCTCAGACCGAAGGATGGAACGGTGCAGATTTGGCCCTGCTGAGCAATCAGGCGGCATTGGAATCGGTGCGGGAGTATCGGGCGCAAGGCATGGCCGATCCGACCCAGATTCGGATTCGGGATCACCATTTTGAACAGGCACATCAGGCGCTGATGCAGCAACGTGAGGCCCAGCGCTGA
- a CDS encoding type 1 glutamine amidotransferase: MKFLVIQHLVVEGFGIFNQLCQEAGIDLDVVQIENRDALPDLAPYDALWVMGGPMNVDQEAQYPWLVQEKALIRQAVALRKPYLGICLGAQLLADALGGEVGAMAASEVGVLPVSLTPAGWDHPLLKGLALTTPVVQWHGYEIKRLPDQSTLLASSKACPIQGFAVEDFAFGLQFHPEVTDSVMASWLSVPEYAAELREKLGSTACEDLQMAVVAHLPTFETNARLLFENFLAIVRSKQQSQLLASLS; this comes from the coding sequence ATGAAATTTCTCGTCATTCAGCACTTGGTGGTTGAAGGCTTCGGTATTTTTAATCAGCTTTGCCAGGAAGCCGGAATTGACCTCGATGTCGTTCAAATCGAGAACCGAGATGCTCTACCTGACCTTGCACCCTACGATGCGCTTTGGGTGATGGGCGGCCCGATGAACGTCGATCAAGAGGCCCAATACCCCTGGCTGGTTCAGGAAAAAGCCCTAATCCGTCAGGCTGTAGCGCTTCGAAAACCCTATCTCGGCATTTGCCTAGGGGCTCAACTGCTGGCCGATGCACTAGGGGGTGAAGTGGGGGCTATGGCTGCTTCTGAGGTCGGCGTTTTGCCGGTTAGCCTAACCCCAGCAGGCTGGGATCATCCCTTACTGAAAGGTCTAGCGCTCACAACTCCGGTTGTGCAGTGGCATGGGTATGAGATCAAGCGGCTGCCCGATCAGAGTACGCTTCTGGCCTCATCTAAAGCCTGCCCGATACAAGGTTTTGCCGTTGAAGACTTTGCCTTTGGGCTGCAGTTTCACCCAGAGGTGACGGACTCGGTAATGGCGTCGTGGCTCTCGGTGCCGGAATACGCTGCTGAGCTAAGGGAGAAACTCGGTTCAACAGCCTGCGAAGATTTGCAGATGGCTGTAGTTGCTCACTTACCCACATTTGAGACCAATGCTCGGCTCCTGTTTGAGAATTTTTTGGCAATCGTTAGATCCAAGCAGCAATCTCAACTATTAGCTTCTCTTTCCTAG
- the wecB gene encoding UDP-N-acetylglucosamine 2-epimerase (non-hydrolyzing), with protein sequence MSDAPKRICITLGTRPEAIKLAPVIQAFQQAPEFQTHIILTGQHREMVDQVMALFDLSADEDLAIMQPQQTLTDITCRSLQGLEACFSRLQPDLVIVQGDTTTAFAAALAAFYQRIPVGHVEAGLRTDNLYSPFPEEANRRLISQLTALNFAPTETSVSHLERSGVVGQIHKTGNTVIDALLKVAERQPECPIPGLDWDRYRVLLSTVHRRENWGEPLKDIAQGFLTVLDKFPDTALLLPLHRNPTVREPLQTLLGDHPRVFLTEPLDYAQLVGAMQRSYLLLSDSGGLQEEAPGLGKPVLVLRDTTERPEAIAAGTARLIGTAAESITQNAAELLSNTATYEAMAKAVNPFGDGQASARILRIVKGYLQN encoded by the coding sequence ATGTCTGACGCACCCAAACGTATCTGCATCACCCTAGGAACCCGCCCCGAGGCCATTAAGCTGGCCCCGGTGATTCAGGCATTTCAGCAGGCTCCCGAATTTCAAACCCATATCATATTGACCGGACAGCACCGGGAAATGGTGGACCAGGTCATGGCACTGTTTGACCTGAGCGCTGATGAAGATCTGGCCATCATGCAGCCCCAGCAAACGCTGACAGACATTACCTGTCGCAGCTTGCAGGGCCTAGAAGCCTGCTTCAGCCGCCTCCAGCCCGATTTGGTGATTGTCCAAGGTGACACAACTACGGCTTTTGCAGCAGCGCTAGCGGCTTTTTACCAAAGGATCCCGGTGGGTCACGTAGAAGCGGGCCTTCGCACTGACAACCTCTATAGCCCCTTTCCAGAAGAAGCCAATCGGCGGTTGATCTCCCAGCTAACAGCGCTGAACTTTGCCCCCACCGAAACTTCAGTCAGCCATTTAGAGCGATCCGGTGTGGTTGGCCAAATCCACAAAACCGGCAATACTGTGATTGATGCCCTGCTCAAGGTCGCAGAGCGCCAGCCCGAATGCCCCATTCCAGGACTGGACTGGGATCGCTACCGAGTGCTGCTCTCTACCGTGCATCGGCGGGAGAACTGGGGAGAACCGCTTAAAGACATTGCCCAAGGATTTTTGACAGTTCTAGACAAGTTTCCCGACACGGCGCTGCTGCTGCCGCTGCACCGAAACCCGACTGTGAGGGAGCCCTTACAAACTCTCTTAGGGGATCATCCGAGAGTCTTTCTGACCGAGCCGCTTGACTATGCCCAGTTAGTCGGGGCAATGCAGCGCAGCTACCTGCTACTGAGTGATTCTGGCGGTTTGCAGGAAGAAGCGCCTGGCCTAGGAAAGCCAGTACTGGTTCTACGAGATACTACTGAGCGCCCCGAAGCGATCGCAGCGGGCACAGCCCGACTGATTGGCACCGCTGCCGAATCGATTACCCAAAATGCTGCCGAACTGCTAAGTAATACCGCCACCTACGAGGCTATGGCGAAAGCAGTTAACCCTTTTGGCGACGGTCAAGCATCGGCTCGAATTTTGCGGATTGTCAAAGGCTATCTGCAAAATTAG
- a CDS encoding response regulator has translation MASHKILVIDDSRVIRMRVRDMLPQGNFEIVEAQDGIEGMDAIRSQRPNLIMLDFLLPRMSGWEVFQEIQTNPELQRIPLVLMSGRREEVAEKITEPFEYFEFIQKPFEQKELIEAIKGAMMKARKPRPKTTAAMVTAPAATAAEGSISPAEFQALQAQVGQLQAEVNQLKGQLSKMLAFIKQKLK, from the coding sequence GTGGCAAGTCATAAGATTCTAGTCATCGATGATAGTCGAGTCATTCGAATGCGCGTCCGTGACATGCTGCCCCAGGGTAACTTCGAGATCGTCGAAGCACAGGACGGCATTGAAGGGATGGATGCTATTCGCAGTCAGCGGCCCAATCTGATCATGCTCGATTTCCTGCTACCTCGGATGAGCGGTTGGGAAGTATTTCAGGAAATCCAGACCAATCCAGAACTGCAGCGCATTCCTCTAGTGCTGATGTCAGGTCGCCGAGAAGAGGTAGCAGAAAAAATTACTGAGCCCTTCGAATACTTTGAGTTCATTCAAAAACCCTTTGAGCAGAAGGAACTGATCGAAGCGATTAAGGGGGCCATGATGAAGGCCCGTAAGCCCCGGCCAAAAACTACAGCAGCTATGGTCACCGCCCCTGCTGCTACAGCGGCAGAAGGCAGCATCAGTCCAGCTGAGTTTCAGGCGCTACAGGCACAAGTTGGACAGCTTCAAGCCGAGGTCAACCAGCTCAAGGGGCAGCTCAGCAAAATGCTTGCCTTCATCAAGCAAAAGCTAAAATAG
- the recR gene encoding recombination mediator RecR — translation MYTRPLARLIEELQRLPGIGPKSAQRLALHLLKRPTSEVQALAQALVEAKSQVGQCSVCFHLSADPVCEICRSHSRDPQTLCVVVDSRDVIALERTREYKGKYHVLGGLISPMDGIGPEQLNIGSLVHRVNKEGTQEVIMAISPSIEGDTTTLYVGQLLKPFTRVTRIAFGLPMGGDLEYADEVTLARALEGRRELD, via the coding sequence ATTTATACCCGTCCCCTCGCCCGATTAATTGAAGAACTGCAGCGGTTGCCCGGTATTGGCCCAAAGTCAGCTCAACGCTTGGCCCTTCACCTGCTCAAGCGCCCGACTTCAGAAGTACAGGCCCTAGCCCAGGCATTGGTAGAGGCCAAATCTCAGGTGGGGCAGTGTTCTGTCTGCTTTCATCTCTCTGCCGATCCGGTCTGCGAAATCTGCCGCTCCCATAGCCGCGACCCTCAGACCCTGTGCGTAGTAGTAGATTCAAGGGATGTTATCGCCCTTGAAAGAACCCGCGAGTATAAGGGCAAATATCACGTTCTAGGTGGCCTGATTTCTCCCATGGACGGCATTGGCCCAGAACAGCTCAATATTGGCTCGCTGGTTCACCGAGTGAATAAAGAAGGTACTCAAGAGGTGATTATGGCAATTAGCCCCAGCATTGAGGGAGATACCACAACCCTTTATGTCGGGCAGCTGCTCAAGCCATTTACCCGGGTGACCCGCATTGCGTTTGGCCTACCTATGGGCGGTGATCTTGAATATGCTGATGAAGTGACTTTGGCCCGCGCTTTAGAAGGCCGACGGGAGCTAGACTAG
- a CDS encoding ArsA family ATPase: protein MFSGKGGVGKTTFACAFARRWSREFPTEQILLLSTDPAHSLGDVLQTSVDNTARPLADLPNLQVRALDAGALLEAFRSQYGNVLELLVERGSFIAGGDLSPVWDMGWPGLDELMALLEIERILQTKSCDRIVVDMAPSGHTLNLFALMDFLDTLIAALDQFQEKHRYLSQALSGRYTPDEADAFIQTMQQDLQEGRALLQDCDRTACWIVAIAESMSFLESGRFMQALEQLHIPVGGFILNQLLPSPIAGAAQQPVMGQFQALAGEKPIWGIPLQAQEPAGGVALDALIDQVKPLAVWEETPAIASLPPRWPDKISPSFPDFVAEGRRLILIGGKGGVGKTTVSAALAWGMAQRHPEAAMRVISIDPAHSLGDALDCPLSHEPTLLTDNLSAQEIDAHLVLEEFRQEYLWELAEMMSGKLDEDSAIQLAYGPQAWRQVVSQALPGIDEMLSLITVMDLLERDEQQLIVLDTAPTGHLLRFLEMPTALSDWLAWIFKLWIKYKDVAGGVDLISRLRTLRQRVVKAQAKLTNPQHTEFIGVVQNQSAILAEAQRLSQTLAIMGISQRYVVQNRYEGSDLPAQTFPQQTLICLPRLPITTPQAQIKGAAELLF from the coding sequence ATGTTTAGCGGCAAGGGCGGCGTGGGCAAAACCACCTTTGCCTGTGCCTTTGCCCGCAGGTGGAGCCGAGAATTCCCTACAGAACAAATCCTGCTGCTGTCCACTGATCCGGCCCATTCCCTAGGAGACGTGCTGCAAACCTCTGTAGACAACACAGCTCGGCCCCTGGCAGATCTGCCTAACCTGCAGGTACGAGCCCTAGATGCCGGAGCGCTGTTGGAGGCATTTCGAAGCCAGTACGGCAATGTTCTAGAGCTATTGGTGGAGCGAGGCAGCTTTATTGCTGGTGGTGACCTCAGCCCCGTCTGGGACATGGGTTGGCCCGGCCTAGACGAGCTGATGGCGTTATTAGAAATTGAGCGTATTCTGCAAACTAAGAGCTGCGATCGCATCGTGGTTGACATGGCCCCCAGTGGTCATACCCTCAACCTGTTTGCGCTGATGGATTTTCTAGATACGTTGATAGCTGCTCTAGATCAGTTTCAGGAAAAGCACCGCTATTTGTCTCAGGCACTTTCAGGGCGCTACACACCAGACGAAGCCGACGCCTTCATCCAGACCATGCAGCAGGATCTTCAAGAGGGGCGAGCCTTGCTGCAAGATTGCGATCGCACTGCCTGCTGGATCGTTGCCATCGCTGAATCAATGAGCTTTTTGGAGAGCGGGCGATTCATGCAAGCCCTAGAGCAACTCCACATTCCGGTGGGGGGGTTCATTCTCAACCAACTGCTGCCTTCCCCTATAGCAGGTGCCGCTCAGCAGCCTGTCATGGGACAATTTCAGGCGCTGGCAGGCGAAAAACCAATTTGGGGCATCCCGTTGCAGGCCCAGGAACCTGCTGGCGGCGTCGCTCTAGATGCCTTGATAGATCAAGTAAAGCCTTTGGCTGTCTGGGAAGAAACACCTGCCATTGCGTCACTGCCGCCGCGTTGGCCAGATAAAATTTCCCCTAGCTTTCCTGATTTTGTTGCCGAAGGCAGGCGGCTCATCCTGATTGGGGGCAAGGGCGGTGTGGGGAAAACGACCGTATCTGCCGCCCTGGCCTGGGGTATGGCCCAGCGCCATCCAGAGGCCGCCATGCGCGTCATTTCCATTGACCCGGCCCACTCTCTGGGAGATGCCCTAGACTGTCCCCTGAGCCATGAGCCGACCCTGCTCACCGACAATCTATCGGCCCAAGAAATTGATGCTCACCTGGTTTTGGAGGAGTTTCGGCAGGAGTATCTGTGGGAACTTGCAGAAATGATGAGCGGCAAGCTTGACGAAGACAGCGCCATTCAGCTGGCTTATGGGCCTCAAGCCTGGCGGCAGGTGGTCTCCCAAGCCCTGCCCGGCATTGATGAAATGCTGTCGCTGATTACGGTCATGGATTTGCTGGAGCGGGATGAGCAACAGCTAATTGTGCTAGATACAGCCCCCACCGGCCACCTGCTGCGGTTTCTAGAGATGCCTACGGCTTTGAGCGACTGGTTAGCCTGGATCTTTAAGCTCTGGATCAAGTACAAAGACGTCGCAGGCGGAGTAGATCTAATCAGCCGCCTACGCACCCTGCGCCAGCGAGTGGTCAAAGCGCAGGCCAAGCTGACCAATCCTCAGCACACTGAATTTATTGGGGTGGTGCAAAACCAGTCGGCGATTTTGGCCGAAGCTCAACGGCTCAGCCAAACTCTAGCAATTATGGGGATTTCTCAACGGTACGTGGTGCAAAACCGCTATGAAGGCAGCGACCTGCCCGCTCAAACTTTTCCTCAGCAAACCCTCATCTGTCTGCCAAGACTTCCCATAACCACGCCTCAAGCGCAAATTAAGGGAGCCGCCGAGCTGCTGTTTTGA
- a CDS encoding SAM-dependent chlorinase/fluorinase, translating into MTPAPLITLLTDFGTQDAYVGILKGVIAEICPEARVIDLTHEIAPQDLLAARFNLLNAHPYFPPGTIHVAVVDPGVGTARRGVAIQTAGSVLVGPDNGIFSGILTASPALAAVALARTEYWRTRLPSTTFHGRDIFAPVAAHLAQGISLAALGNPIEPQSLATLEIPPVVQSGQRVRGSVQYCDRFGNLITNLTPEHLPNGPWQAQLGEHILPSARTYSEVLPSQPLSLIGSHGWLEIAVNGGSAQQQLQASVGTCVWIEPAE; encoded by the coding sequence ATGACCCCTGCTCCCCTCATCACCCTCCTGACCGACTTCGGCACTCAAGATGCTTACGTTGGCATCTTGAAGGGTGTCATCGCTGAGATCTGCCCGGAAGCGCGGGTGATCGACCTAACCCACGAGATTGCGCCTCAGGATCTGCTAGCGGCCCGGTTTAACCTGCTGAATGCTCATCCCTATTTTCCGCCTGGAACTATTCACGTTGCTGTGGTCGATCCAGGAGTAGGTACCGCGCGTCGAGGAGTGGCGATTCAGACTGCGGGCAGCGTGCTGGTAGGCCCAGACAATGGCATTTTCAGCGGCATTTTAACCGCCAGTCCGGCCCTTGCTGCCGTTGCCCTAGCCCGGACTGAATACTGGAGAACCCGCCTTCCCAGCACCACCTTCCACGGCCGAGACATATTTGCTCCCGTGGCGGCTCACCTAGCTCAAGGGATATCCTTAGCGGCGTTAGGGAACCCAATTGAGCCTCAATCCTTGGCAACTTTGGAGATTCCTCCAGTGGTTCAGTCGGGGCAGCGGGTCAGGGGCAGCGTGCAGTATTGCGATCGCTTCGGCAACCTAATCACCAACTTGACCCCTGAGCATTTACCAAACGGCCCGTGGCAGGCCCAGTTAGGAGAACATATCCTGCCTAGCGCCCGCACCTACAGCGAGGTGTTACCAAGTCAGCCCCTCAGTCTGATCGGTAGCCACGGATGGCTGGAAATTGCAGTCAACGGTGGCAGTGCTCAGCAGCAGCTCCAGGCAAGCGTGGGCACTTGTGTCTGGATTGAACCAGCAGAATAA
- a CDS encoding RNA methyltransferase: protein MDMWPSNSPADKERGRSFDQKGNRNPAQPRHALKICAALVENPMNLGALCRTAEVFRLESLVLPDLAIAQTWEFRKLAASAHHWQPLEACSPAVVSQWIQSQQQLGYVVLALTTHPQACCLTEFTFPKKTALVLGRELTGIPDELIAMCGQGGAKATVDPGPAAGLGTVVKEQPVGTMAEDRPLGVLAIPQFGQVESLNVHTAAAIAIYEYVKQHAQPKIFD from the coding sequence ATGGATATGTGGCCATCCAACTCTCCGGCGGACAAAGAAAGAGGTCGAAGCTTTGACCAAAAAGGGAATCGCAACCCCGCCCAACCCCGACATGCTCTAAAAATTTGTGCAGCTCTAGTAGAGAATCCAATGAACCTGGGGGCGCTGTGCCGCACTGCCGAGGTATTTCGGCTGGAGTCGCTGGTGCTGCCGGATCTTGCGATCGCACAGACCTGGGAGTTCCGCAAGCTGGCTGCCTCTGCCCATCACTGGCAGCCGCTGGAGGCGTGTTCACCCGCTGTGGTAAGCCAGTGGATCCAATCTCAGCAACAGCTGGGCTATGTAGTCCTAGCCCTGACAACTCACCCTCAGGCCTGCTGCTTGACTGAGTTTACGTTTCCTAAGAAAACAGCGCTGGTCCTAGGGCGAGAGTTAACGGGCATTCCCGACGAGCTCATCGCGATGTGTGGGCAGGGAGGGGCCAAAGCCACAGTTGACCCTGGGCCAGCGGCTGGGTTAGGTACTGTGGTCAAGGAGCAGCCTGTTGGTACGATGGCCGAAGACCGGCCTCTAGGGGTTCTTGCCATTCCACAATTTGGTCAGGTCGAGTCTCTCAATGTCCACACTGCTGCTGCCATTGCCATCTACGAGTATGTTAAGCAGCACGCTCAACCTAAGATTTTCGACTAG
- the yqeK gene encoding bis(5'-nucleosyl)-tetraphosphatase (symmetrical) YqeK, translating into MRETVLDWLAVNVPSQRLQHVLRVEEMSVTLARHYGLCLSTAAQAGLMHDLAKFFKPQLLLEMALAEGLTLDPVDEINPHLLHADVGAIVARDRFGVEEEGILRAIANHTLGRPGMDALSCIVYLADTLEPGRGDTQTLNALRKMCFTDLTTAVYRTCDYTLSQLIEKQRPIHPRALATRNWFLQASRNAIQLSAGTLVPLS; encoded by the coding sequence CTGCGAGAAACCGTTTTAGACTGGCTAGCAGTCAATGTCCCGTCTCAGCGGCTGCAGCACGTTCTTCGGGTGGAGGAAATGTCGGTCACGCTCGCTCGCCACTATGGCCTTTGCCTGTCTACAGCAGCTCAAGCGGGCCTAATGCATGATTTGGCTAAGTTTTTCAAACCGCAGCTGCTGCTAGAAATGGCGTTAGCTGAAGGTTTAACGCTAGATCCGGTAGACGAGATCAATCCTCACCTGCTGCATGCAGATGTGGGCGCGATTGTTGCCAGAGACCGCTTTGGTGTCGAGGAGGAGGGGATTTTAAGGGCGATCGCAAACCATACCCTAGGTCGTCCCGGCATGGATGCCCTCAGCTGTATCGTGTATTTAGCCGATACGCTAGAACCTGGGCGGGGCGACACTCAGACGCTAAACGCCCTGAGAAAGATGTGTTTTACAGACTTAACCACAGCGGTTTACCGCACCTGTGATTACACGCTGTCTCAATTGATTGAGAAGCAGCGGCCTATCCATCCTCGGGCTTTGGCAACTCGCAACTGGTTTTTACAGGCCAGTCGCAATGCTATCCAACTTTCTGCTGGAACGCTAGTACCTCTGTCTTAG
- a CDS encoding CRR6 family NdhI maturation factor, whose protein sequence is MTQTILLTDLVVQTLDLSPAIAVIEPLLESGDLLEKEATLAFKIDVTRDPMDPRELSEIPEVRLWFIRLDSHYPWLPLVLDWEAGELGRYAAMLVPHQFSPTEGVRYNPEALEIFVMQKIFAISQWLNQQGHTSRTKLKFMTQMLGYEIDDGLFDLLRA, encoded by the coding sequence ATGACTCAGACGATCCTGCTCACCGATCTGGTGGTCCAGACCCTTGATTTATCTCCTGCGATCGCAGTCATCGAACCGCTCCTAGAGTCAGGCGATCTGCTTGAAAAAGAAGCAACTTTAGCCTTCAAGATCGACGTTACTCGTGATCCAATGGATCCACGCGAACTCTCCGAAATTCCTGAGGTGCGGCTCTGGTTCATTCGGCTAGACAGCCACTATCCCTGGTTGCCCCTGGTACTAGATTGGGAGGCTGGAGAGTTGGGCCGCTACGCAGCGATGCTGGTGCCCCACCAGTTCAGCCCCACCGAGGGCGTGCGCTACAACCCGGAGGCACTCGAGATCTTCGTGATGCAGAAAATCTTTGCCATTTCTCAGTGGCTCAACCAGCAGGGCCACACCAGCCGCACCAAGCTCAAGTTTATGACTCAAATGCTGGGCTACGAAATCGACGACGGGCTATTTGATTTGCTGAGAGCTTAG